A genomic stretch from Helianthus annuus cultivar XRQ/B chromosome 1, HanXRQr2.0-SUNRISE, whole genome shotgun sequence includes:
- the LOC110876379 gene encoding probable purine permease 10 isoform X1, producing MKEAHEEVINTIEVDGSAKIQNGGRGSSGVVQYKWWIKIALFTVFVLSGGSVGIMLGRLYFNRGGNSKWMATLVQTVGFPIMFPLILMYLPSKTPSTQQQITKEPSWITLLMLYTFLGAFLAADCMLYTYGLNFLPVSTYTLICASQLAFNALFSYFLNGQKLTPFIANSLVLLSFSSTLLVFQGDDSEQTAKISRTKYIIGFVCTVAASAGYGLMLSITQLAFKKILKSQSYKVVFDMIVYQNLIASVAIVVGLFASGEWKDIKGEMEGYESGKVSYIMNLVWTAVAWQIFTIGYVGLIFEVSALFSNVISTLGIPIVPVLAVVFFHDKMNGVKVISMLLAIWGFASYIYQHYLDDVKEKAEARIANRQVDLTEI from the exons AAGTAGATGGATCAGCTAAAATTCAAAATGGTGGAAGAGGGTCTTCAGGGGTTGTACAGTACAAGTGGTGGATCAAGATAGCATTGTTCACAGTGTTTGTACTTTCAGGCGGGTCAGTTGGAATAATGTTGGGAAGACTTTACTTTAACAGAGGAGGAAATAGTAAATGGATGGCAACACTTGTTCAAACTGTTGGCTTCCCAATCATGTTCCCTTTAATCTTAATGTATTTACCTTCAAAAACACCCTCAACACAACAACAAATTACCAAAGAACCTTCTTGGATTACCCTTTTGATGCTCTATACGTTTCTTGGTGCATTCTTGGCTGCAGACTGCATGTTATACACCTACGGATTGAATTTTCTGCCGGTTTCGACGTACACGTTGATCTGCGCAAGTCAGCTCGCATTCAACGCgttattttcttactttttaaaCGGGCAGAAGCTCACTCCATTCATTGCCAATTCACTCGTTCTTCTTAGCTTTTCGTCTACATTACTTGTGTTCCAGGGTGATGATTCTGAACAAACCGCGAAAATTTCGAGAACCAAGTACATCATTGGGTTTGTATGCACAGTTGCTGCTTCTGCAG GATATGGATTAATGTTATCTATAACTCAACTCGCTTTCAAAAAGATTCTGAAATCACAAAGCTACAAAGTCGTATTCGATATGATCGTCTATCAAAACTTGATAGCAAGTGTTGCAATTGTGGTGGGACTGTTTGCTAGCGGCGAGTGGAAGGATATAAAAGGAGAAATGGAAGGTTACGAGTCTGGCAAAGTTTCATACATAATGAATTTAGTATGGACAGCGGTTGCATGGCAGATTTTCACGATCGGTTACGTAGGTTTGATATTTGAGGTTTCAGCGTTGTTTTCAAATGTGATTAGTACTTTAGGGATCCCAATTGTGCCAGTTTTGGCAGTAGTGTTTTTCCATGACAAGATGAATGGAGTGAAGGTTATTTCAATGTTGTTGGCCATATGGGGGTTCGCTTCATATATCTATCAACATTATCTCGATGATGTTAAGGAAAAAGCTGAGGCTAGAATTGCAAATCGCCAAGTCGATCTTACAGAAATATGA
- the LOC110876379 gene encoding probable purine permease 10 isoform X2, with protein sequence MKEAQEEATEVDGSAKIQNGGRGSSGVVQYKWWIKIALFTVFVLSGGSVGIMLGRLYFNRGGNSKWMATLVQTVGFPIMFPLILMYLPSKTPSTQQQITKEPSWITLLMLYTFLGAFLAADCMLYTYGLNFLPVSTYTLICASQLAFNALFSYFLNGQKLTPFIANSLVLLSFSSTLLVFQGDDSEQTAKISRTKYIIGFVCTVAASAGYGLMLSITQLAFKKILKSQSYKVVFDMIVYQNLIASVAIVVGLFASGEWKDIKGEMEGYESGKVSYIMNLVWTAVAWQIFTIGYVGLIFEVSALFSNVISTLGIPIVPVLAVVFFHDKMNGVKVISMLLAIWGFASYIYQHYLDDVKEKAEARIANRQVDLTEI encoded by the exons AAGTAGATGGATCAGCTAAAATTCAAAATGGTGGAAGAGGGTCTTCAGGGGTTGTACAGTACAAGTGGTGGATCAAGATAGCATTGTTCACAGTGTTTGTACTTTCAGGCGGGTCAGTTGGAATAATGTTGGGAAGACTTTACTTTAACAGAGGAGGAAATAGTAAATGGATGGCAACACTTGTTCAAACTGTTGGCTTCCCAATCATGTTCCCTTTAATCTTAATGTATTTACCTTCAAAAACACCCTCAACACAACAACAAATTACCAAAGAACCTTCTTGGATTACCCTTTTGATGCTCTATACGTTTCTTGGTGCATTCTTGGCTGCAGACTGCATGTTATACACCTACGGATTGAATTTTCTGCCGGTTTCGACGTACACGTTGATCTGCGCAAGTCAGCTCGCATTCAACGCgttattttcttactttttaaaCGGGCAGAAGCTCACTCCATTCATTGCCAATTCACTCGTTCTTCTTAGCTTTTCGTCTACATTACTTGTGTTCCAGGGTGATGATTCTGAACAAACCGCGAAAATTTCGAGAACCAAGTACATCATTGGGTTTGTATGCACAGTTGCTGCTTCTGCAG GATATGGATTAATGTTATCTATAACTCAACTCGCTTTCAAAAAGATTCTGAAATCACAAAGCTACAAAGTCGTATTCGATATGATCGTCTATCAAAACTTGATAGCAAGTGTTGCAATTGTGGTGGGACTGTTTGCTAGCGGCGAGTGGAAGGATATAAAAGGAGAAATGGAAGGTTACGAGTCTGGCAAAGTTTCATACATAATGAATTTAGTATGGACAGCGGTTGCATGGCAGATTTTCACGATCGGTTACGTAGGTTTGATATTTGAGGTTTCAGCGTTGTTTTCAAATGTGATTAGTACTTTAGGGATCCCAATTGTGCCAGTTTTGGCAGTAGTGTTTTTCCATGACAAGATGAATGGAGTGAAGGTTATTTCAATGTTGTTGGCCATATGGGGGTTCGCTTCATATATCTATCAACATTATCTCGATGATGTTAAGGAAAAAGCTGAGGCTAGAATTGCAAATCGCCAAGTCGATCTTACAGAAATATGA